A genome region from Fodinibius salicampi includes the following:
- the mnhG gene encoding monovalent cation/H(+) antiporter subunit G, which produces MMTSIQIIFTVFFVIAGIFFLLVGSLGTVRLPDFYSRTHATSKSDTLGLLLIITGLIIYEGFHINSLKLLLILLFIALSNPIGSHALARAAYEAKLKPMFKGTDKKKGN; this is translated from the coding sequence ATGATGACTAGTATTCAGATTATATTTACGGTATTCTTTGTTATTGCGGGCATATTTTTCCTGTTGGTTGGCAGTCTTGGTACGGTTCGCCTGCCCGATTTTTATTCCCGCACCCATGCTACCAGCAAAAGTGATACACTGGGGCTTCTGTTGATCATTACAGGACTAATTATATATGAAGGGTTTCATATTAATAGTCTCAAACTGTTATTGATCTTATTATTTATTGCACTGTCAAATCCAATAGGTTCCCATGCTTTAGCTCGTGCCGCCTACGAGGCGAAGCTTAAGCCAATGTTTAAAGGGACCGATAAAAAGAAGGGGAACTGA
- the rpsR gene encoding 30S ribosomal protein S18, producing the protein MIKNPSHPKKNQIKTRKCKFSKAGIEYIDYKNTDLLQRFMNDQGKILPRRVTGTSAKYQRQLSRAIKRARFLGMIPYVADNLR; encoded by the coding sequence ATGATTAAGAATCCATCACATCCGAAGAAAAATCAGATAAAAACCAGAAAGTGCAAATTTTCTAAGGCTGGTATTGAGTACATTGATTATAAAAATACTGATCTGTTGCAGCGATTTATGAACGATCAGGGAAAGATTTTGCCACGACGTGTTACCGGTACAAGTGCAAAGTATCAGCGTCAGCTTTCCCGTGCAATTAAACGTGCCCGCTTTTTGGGTATGATTCCATATGTAGCAGATAACCTTCGATAA
- a CDS encoding Na(+)/H(+) antiporter subunit B, producing MLTTAIIALEADDLLIAVVMLTIFSFLNALLFTTMGAVDVGFTEAVVGAGVTGILLVVAIYQTTYETVD from the coding sequence TTGCTCACTACGGCAATTATCGCTCTTGAAGCAGATGATTTACTCATAGCAGTTGTTATGCTCACGATCTTCAGCTTTTTGAATGCCCTCTTGTTTACAACAATGGGAGCTGTAGACGTTGGGTTTACAGAGGCTGTAGTTGGAGCCGGGGTGACTGGTATTTTACTTGTCGTTGCCATCTATCAAACCACATACGAGACAGTAGATTGA
- the mbhE gene encoding hydrogen gas-evolving membrane-bound hydrogenase subunit E gives MKNYIQLFLIICFTALLLFASMALPYRGDVDNQMNQETSITGTEVPGNYYVQEAYHDAHTNNMVTVVLGDYRSIDTLGEQIVIFTAGMICFLLLRKHREDE, from the coding sequence TTGAAGAATTACATCCAGCTTTTTCTCATTATTTGCTTTACGGCGCTCCTGCTTTTTGCGTCAATGGCTTTGCCGTATCGCGGTGATGTGGACAATCAAATGAATCAGGAAACGAGTATTACCGGTACAGAAGTACCCGGTAATTATTATGTACAGGAGGCCTATCACGATGCTCACACCAATAATATGGTTACGGTTGTATTAGGAGATTATCGTAGTATTGATACGCTTGGAGAACAAATTGTAATCTTTACGGCAGGTATGATCTGCTTTCTGCTTTTGAGAAAACACAGGGAAGACGAATGA
- a CDS encoding 4a-hydroxytetrahydrobiopterin dehydratase: MAQPLTSEEIEKAIQDLPEWEYGNDKISKEYSFDNFRDAISFLVRISYEAEDQVHHPEIMNVYNTVNISLSTHDAGGKVTEKDVKLAKSIESLYNN, translated from the coding sequence ATGGCACAACCACTTACCTCAGAAGAAATTGAGAAAGCAATCCAGGATCTTCCGGAATGGGAATACGGCAATGATAAAATAAGCAAAGAATACAGCTTCGATAATTTTAGAGATGCGATTAGTTTTTTGGTGCGTATCTCTTATGAGGCCGAAGATCAGGTCCATCATCCGGAAATAATGAATGTTTATAACACGGTTAATATTTCACTTTCCACCCATGATGCTGGCGGAAAGGTTACCGAAAAAGATGTTAAACTTGCAAAATCGATAGAGTCACTGTATAACAATTAA
- a CDS encoding NADH-quinone oxidoreductase subunit N: MDYLHDLNAFLPGTIVAVAGLIALLIDAYKDDHGGIFGVTVVALTAGLALAVVDMFGPVGEAFSGMITYGGVSAFGTAVVLFGSLFCVLISREYLQAIEHDFGEVYAMILFATAGMTALASANNLIMIFIGLETMSMCLYVLAGLIKERKSGAEAALKYFLLGAFSTGFLLYGMALLYGATGSLSLPEIAQQASPDLLFLAGGGLLLVGFFFKVSAVPFHMWTPDVYQGTPTTLTAYMATASKSASFIALILVVSKMLPAETADWSALLTVVAILTMILGNIIALVQDNIKRMLAYSSIAHAGYLLVGLAAGTPEGYSAVLYYLFAYTIMNVGAFGVVAYYERQQGLDFTDVNNYSGLGFKRPLMGVMLSIFLFSLAGIPPLVGFFGKYLVFAAAVNAGMVTLAVIGVLASAASVYYYLRPMVYMYFREPNKDVPFVHSGIVYRTTLIVLAIMTVYFGVAFGGLHDLLSSYYAGDWVTASLF; this comes from the coding sequence ATGGATTACTTACACGACCTAAACGCTTTTTTACCCGGCACAATAGTAGCGGTAGCGGGACTTATCGCCCTGTTAATAGATGCATACAAAGATGACCATGGCGGGATTTTTGGTGTAACTGTTGTTGCATTAACAGCTGGCTTGGCTTTGGCTGTTGTAGATATGTTTGGTCCCGTGGGAGAAGCCTTTTCCGGAATGATTACCTATGGAGGTGTTTCTGCTTTTGGTACTGCCGTGGTATTATTCGGATCACTTTTCTGTGTATTAATATCCAGGGAATACCTACAGGCTATTGAACATGATTTTGGTGAAGTATATGCCATGATATTATTTGCTACAGCGGGAATGACTGCTCTGGCCAGTGCCAATAATTTGATCATGATTTTTATTGGTCTGGAAACGATGTCAATGTGCCTGTATGTCCTTGCCGGGCTCATAAAAGAGCGTAAAAGTGGGGCGGAAGCTGCTCTCAAATATTTCTTATTGGGCGCTTTTTCAACCGGGTTTTTGTTGTATGGTATGGCATTATTGTACGGAGCAACCGGATCTTTAAGTTTGCCGGAAATTGCTCAGCAGGCAAGTCCGGACTTATTGTTTCTCGCTGGAGGAGGATTGTTGCTTGTAGGCTTTTTCTTTAAGGTGTCTGCTGTCCCTTTTCATATGTGGACGCCCGATGTCTATCAGGGTACCCCGACTACACTTACGGCCTATATGGCTACGGCTTCCAAGTCGGCTTCATTTATCGCCCTTATTCTGGTGGTATCTAAGATGTTACCGGCAGAAACGGCAGATTGGTCTGCTTTATTAACAGTTGTGGCCATATTGACGATGATTCTGGGCAATATTATTGCCCTGGTACAAGATAATATTAAACGGATGCTGGCCTATTCGAGTATCGCTCATGCGGGTTATCTGCTGGTTGGATTGGCTGCCGGTACGCCCGAAGGATACAGCGCGGTCCTCTATTATCTGTTTGCCTATACTATTATGAATGTTGGTGCATTCGGTGTGGTGGCCTATTATGAGCGTCAACAGGGACTCGATTTTACAGATGTAAACAACTATTCCGGCCTTGGCTTTAAACGTCCACTAATGGGAGTGATGCTTTCTATCTTTTTATTTTCACTTGCAGGTATACCACCACTGGTTGGTTTCTTTGGAAAATATCTGGTCTTTGCTGCCGCAGTGAATGCGGGAATGGTTACTTTGGCTGTAATTGGTGTTTTAGCCAGCGCTGCCAGTGTTTATTATTATTTGCGTCCTATGGTCTACATGTACTTCCGCGAGCCGAATAAAGATGTGCCTTTCGTTCATTCAGGAATTGTATATCGCACCACACTTATTGTATTGGCTATTATGACCGTATATTTTGGCGTGGCATTTGGCGGATTGCATGACTTGCTTTCCTCTTACTATGCCGGTGACTGGGTAACGGCTAGCCTCTTTTAA
- the rplI gene encoding 50S ribosomal protein L9 has protein sequence MANKYMKLILREDVEKLGDSGDIVEVKAGYGRNYLIPQGKAMMATDGALNRLERMKEKAERRAELTIESAQNMAEQLETTSVTIPVSVGEDERIHGSVTNQDVADALEERDITIDKRKISLDQDINTLGEYTATVNLVGDIKAQIKVWVVKK, from the coding sequence ATGGCTAATAAATACATGAAGTTAATTTTAAGAGAAGATGTTGAAAAACTCGGCGACTCTGGTGATATCGTTGAGGTAAAGGCTGGTTACGGCCGTAACTATTTGATCCCCCAGGGTAAAGCTATGATGGCTACTGACGGGGCGCTCAATCGATTAGAGCGAATGAAGGAGAAAGCAGAACGGCGTGCTGAGTTGACGATAGAGTCGGCTCAAAATATGGCTGAACAACTGGAAACAACATCGGTCACTATCCCCGTTTCTGTCGGCGAAGATGAGCGTATCCATGGTTCTGTAACGAATCAAGATGTTGCAGATGCATTGGAAGAACGAGATATTACAATAGACAAGCGTAAGATTTCGTTAGATCAAGACATCAATACGCTGGGAGAATATACTGCCACGGTTAATCTGGTTGGAGATATAAAGGCACAGATTAAAGTATGGGTAGTTAAGAAGTAG
- a CDS encoding cation:proton antiporter subunit C codes for MIDFVLGHYAYWFTIILLAIGLYGMLIKDNLVKKIIGLSIFQTGVILFFVSVASKWDATVPVKSEAFPITEVSNYMNPLPHTLMLTAIVVGVATLGVAFALLITIYNRYETLNEQELLEKIQ; via the coding sequence ATGATTGATTTTGTACTCGGACACTACGCTTACTGGTTCACAATTATCCTGTTGGCTATCGGACTCTATGGGATGCTTATAAAAGATAACCTTGTCAAAAAAATAATTGGATTATCCATCTTTCAAACCGGGGTTATCTTATTTTTTGTTTCTGTCGCTAGCAAATGGGATGCAACGGTACCGGTTAAAAGTGAAGCGTTCCCTATAACAGAGGTTAGTAATTACATGAATCCTCTACCCCATACCCTCATGCTTACAGCTATTGTAGTGGGAGTTGCAACACTAGGCGTAGCCTTTGCACTGCTTATTACGATCTACAACCGCTACGAGACCCTGAACGAACAAGAACTGTTAGAGAAGATTCAATGA
- a CDS encoding Na+/H+ antiporter subunit E: MKTLSIRSFIVSFVTLMAFWYIMSGFFDPIHSLMGVVSVAGVMALNYQLKKHKYFDDEVDVLDDIRYGRLIFYLVWMSWQIIVSGIQVARLILTPSLPVKQRMVRFKVDLPSAHAKMILGNSITLTPGTLTVDIHEDEFLVHSIDQNAYEGIVNDKMPQEVLKLFTKDMHPVVSDVTIISDNENL, encoded by the coding sequence TTGAAGACCTTATCAATCCGGAGTTTCATTGTTTCTTTTGTCACCTTGATGGCCTTCTGGTACATTATGAGTGGCTTTTTTGACCCCATCCACAGTCTTATGGGTGTGGTTAGCGTTGCGGGAGTTATGGCACTCAATTACCAATTAAAAAAGCATAAGTATTTTGATGATGAGGTTGATGTATTAGATGATATACGGTACGGACGGCTTATCTTTTATTTAGTATGGATGTCTTGGCAAATTATTGTCTCGGGAATTCAGGTCGCACGCCTCATACTTACGCCTTCTTTACCGGTCAAACAAAGAATGGTACGCTTTAAGGTGGATCTACCCAGCGCTCATGCCAAAATGATTTTAGGAAATTCTATTACTCTTACGCCCGGTACGCTTACGGTCGATATACATGAGGACGAATTTCTCGTTCATTCTATTGATCAAAATGCCTATGAGGGCATAGTCAATGATAAAATGCCTCAGGAAGTACTAAAGCTTTTCACTAAGGACATGCATCCAGTGGTATCGGATGTAACAATTATATCAGATAACGAAAATCTGTAA
- a CDS encoding complex I subunit 4 family protein codes for MELLLNICIYLPLVGIAAILVTRNNKATKWISLIATTATFILSLPLLFNFDIANSGAAQYLTEGAPLLGGMDIKYLIGLDGLSLLLFMLTTLMGPLVILSSWDSVKKHLAGYYSMLLLLQTASMGVFASLDLVVFYVFFELSLIPMYFLIGIWGGKGRIHATVKFFVYTMVGSLIMLVGLIYVGYDAGSFMEGYAFSSDWRFLSGSEYQIGLVEQTYLFAAFALAFCIKVPLFPFHTWLPYAHTEAPTAGSVVLAAIMLKIGTYGLLRICLPIFPNAFVEFAPYMAALAVVGIIYGALVAMVQKDVKKLVAYSSVSHLGFVVLGLFAVNVIGVQGAIIQMINHGLSTGALFLIVGMIYDRRHTRMIEDFGGIAKVIPVFAVMFMIATLASIGLPGLNGFIGEFLILNGAFNSEVIPQNAFAVFAALGVILAAVYMLWMYQRVMFGPLKHKVNEKLNDLNAREIGILVPLVILMFWIGVRPVDFTQYSEAQVNELLESSEEKRIAIKQSASTQELPEWASTLYDVTDELASQSKTK; via the coding sequence ATGGAGTTACTACTAAATATTTGTATCTATTTACCGCTTGTCGGTATTGCCGCTATTTTGGTAACGCGAAATAACAAGGCCACCAAGTGGATTAGTTTAATAGCTACCACAGCTACGTTTATACTTTCACTTCCGTTGTTGTTTAATTTTGACATCGCCAATTCCGGAGCGGCACAATATCTTACGGAGGGAGCTCCACTGCTCGGGGGAATGGATATTAAATACCTGATAGGGTTGGATGGACTTAGTTTGCTGTTGTTTATGCTTACAACATTGATGGGGCCTCTTGTAATCCTGTCTTCATGGGATTCGGTAAAGAAACACTTAGCCGGATACTATTCCATGCTGCTGCTTTTACAGACGGCTTCCATGGGTGTGTTCGCTTCCCTGGATCTGGTTGTTTTCTATGTGTTTTTTGAACTTTCTTTGATTCCTATGTACTTCCTTATTGGAATATGGGGAGGGAAGGGACGTATCCATGCCACCGTTAAATTCTTTGTGTATACCATGGTGGGTTCGCTCATTATGCTGGTGGGATTAATTTATGTAGGATACGATGCCGGTTCATTTATGGAAGGTTATGCTTTTAGTTCCGACTGGCGATTTCTATCCGGTAGTGAGTATCAAATAGGTCTTGTCGAGCAAACCTATTTGTTCGCTGCTTTTGCTTTGGCGTTTTGTATTAAGGTTCCTCTCTTCCCATTTCATACATGGTTGCCGTATGCCCATACCGAAGCACCTACGGCGGGATCGGTCGTATTGGCAGCTATTATGTTGAAAATCGGAACATACGGCCTGCTTCGAATTTGCTTGCCAATTTTCCCCAATGCGTTTGTTGAATTTGCTCCTTATATGGCAGCGCTGGCTGTAGTTGGAATTATTTACGGAGCCTTGGTGGCAATGGTTCAAAAGGATGTAAAGAAATTAGTAGCCTATTCTTCAGTAAGCCACTTGGGATTTGTAGTGCTGGGGCTTTTTGCAGTGAATGTTATAGGGGTACAGGGGGCCATTATCCAGATGATTAATCACGGTCTTTCCACCGGAGCGCTTTTCCTTATTGTTGGAATGATTTATGACCGGAGACATACCCGGATGATTGAAGATTTTGGAGGCATCGCCAAGGTGATCCCGGTTTTTGCAGTTATGTTTATGATCGCTACGCTTGCCTCTATAGGGTTACCGGGATTAAATGGATTTATTGGTGAGTTTCTCATCCTGAATGGTGCATTTAATTCAGAAGTAATCCCGCAAAATGCTTTTGCTGTTTTTGCAGCGTTGGGTGTTATACTGGCCGCAGTTTATATGTTGTGGATGTACCAGCGAGTCATGTTTGGCCCGCTTAAGCATAAGGTAAATGAGAAGCTTAATGATCTTAATGCTCGGGAGATCGGTATTTTAGTACCACTTGTTATTTTGATGTTCTGGATTGGAGTTCGTCCCGTCGATTTTACTCAATATTCTGAAGCCCAGGTAAATGAATTGCTGGAATCTTCAGAAGAAAAGCGGATAGCTATCAAACAGTCAGCTAGCACTCAGGAACTACCTGAATGGGCTTCTACATTATATGATGTGACGGATGAATTAGCATCGCAAAGCAAAACAAAGTAG
- a CDS encoding MnhB domain-containing protein gives MKKRVASPIVLLGSRLLSPYIMVFGLYVIFHGHYSPGGGFQGGTLLAASLLLIRISSGRRISRIQFSDYLTTPLAVVGVLIYFGTGLVALFAGGYFLDYGQLPIPGLDGAELRYWGILIIELGIGLTVMAVLVSIFDDMVRGEDE, from the coding sequence ATGAAAAAACGTGTAGCAAGCCCAATTGTATTATTAGGCTCACGACTTTTAAGCCCTTACATCATGGTTTTTGGACTCTATGTGATCTTTCACGGTCACTATAGTCCCGGTGGTGGTTTTCAGGGTGGTACTCTTCTGGCAGCCTCTCTGCTTCTCATACGTATTTCAAGCGGTCGTCGTATTTCGCGCATTCAATTCAGTGATTATCTCACTACTCCCCTGGCGGTTGTTGGGGTACTCATATATTTTGGTACGGGTTTAGTTGCCCTATTTGCCGGCGGATATTTCCTTGATTATGGTCAATTGCCAATTCCAGGCCTCGATGGGGCTGAATTAAGGTACTGGGGAATTTTAATTATTGAACTGGGTATTGGCCTAACCGTTATGGCAGTACTTGTATCTATTTTTGATGATATGGTTAGAGGAGAAGACGAATGA
- the nuoL gene encoding NADH-quinone oxidoreductase subunit L produces MDFATTLTSLIVILPLLGFLINGLIGLSSDSFREKKGLIGTIANAAVFLPFAIAVYFFFNMGQDSAPIFAELFTWIEVGSFSVDIAYQVDQLSLLMTLVVTGVGFLIHLYSIGYMWGDEGYWKFFAYLNLFIFAMLNLVLADNLLLLFLGWEGVGLCSYLLIGFWYTDMSKSDAAKKAFLYNRVGDFAFLIAMFMTFQYIGSLDFDNILSSLDAIPSDAKFWIGLLMFIGATGKSAQIPLFVWLPDAMAGPTSVSALIHAATMVTSGIYLISRMSPMFVMSPEVMMIIAVIGALTAIVAATIALTQNDIKRVLAYSTVSQLGYMFLALGSGAFIAAMFHVVTHAFFKALLFLGSGSVIHTMEHVEHELHEEGKDVHFDPQDMRNMGGLKEYMPSTYKTFLIATVAIAGIPPLAGFFSKDEILAFTFNAGFGEFAGSLYFLLWGVGIITAFLTAFYMFRLTFGTFNGKFKLPEKIKEAAGAEKHLHESPKTMTIPLWALGGLSVVGGFLGVPNFMLSTFTHQEEHINLLHNWLYNITADYDLALSHSTEWLLLVISVLVAVGGVYVAYRMYGSGATEESDATLANRFGVFYEVWQEKYNLDEFYEGLVVHPLVRFSDKGLARFDMKIIDGIVNAVGGIVRLFGSVFRYIQTGVVSSYALALVLGVIIVLSMLIL; encoded by the coding sequence ATGGATTTTGCTACTACGCTTACAAGTCTGATTGTCATACTCCCGCTATTGGGATTTCTTATTAATGGACTTATTGGATTAAGTTCTGATTCCTTTCGGGAGAAAAAGGGATTGATCGGTACTATAGCTAATGCTGCTGTATTCCTTCCTTTTGCTATTGCTGTTTATTTCTTCTTTAATATGGGGCAAGACTCAGCCCCGATCTTCGCCGAACTTTTTACATGGATTGAGGTCGGTAGCTTTAGCGTCGATATCGCCTACCAAGTCGATCAGCTTTCTCTTTTAATGACGCTGGTAGTTACAGGCGTTGGATTTTTGATTCATCTCTATTCTATCGGCTATATGTGGGGAGATGAGGGTTATTGGAAATTCTTTGCCTATTTGAATCTCTTTATTTTTGCCATGCTGAATTTGGTACTGGCCGATAACCTGTTGCTTTTATTTCTCGGCTGGGAGGGCGTTGGACTATGTTCGTATCTTCTGATCGGTTTTTGGTATACTGATATGTCCAAGTCGGATGCGGCAAAGAAGGCATTTTTGTATAACAGGGTAGGGGACTTCGCTTTCCTTATAGCGATGTTTATGACCTTTCAATATATAGGAAGTCTTGATTTTGATAATATTCTAAGCAGTCTGGATGCCATACCCTCTGATGCTAAATTTTGGATTGGGCTGCTAATGTTTATAGGAGCAACGGGTAAGAGCGCTCAGATTCCACTTTTTGTGTGGCTACCGGATGCGATGGCCGGTCCCACTTCTGTATCGGCTCTTATTCACGCTGCCACCATGGTTACGTCTGGTATCTACCTGATATCGCGTATGTCTCCTATGTTCGTGATGTCTCCGGAAGTGATGATGATTATTGCAGTGATAGGAGCGCTGACGGCTATTGTTGCAGCTACTATTGCCCTTACGCAAAATGATATTAAACGGGTGCTGGCTTATTCTACCGTGTCTCAGCTGGGCTATATGTTCCTGGCACTGGGTTCGGGCGCCTTTATTGCAGCCATGTTCCATGTTGTGACACATGCTTTCTTTAAAGCACTGCTTTTCCTGGGATCAGGTTCTGTCATTCATACCATGGAACATGTGGAGCACGAGCTGCACGAAGAGGGCAAGGATGTGCATTTTGATCCGCAGGATATGCGGAATATGGGGGGATTGAAGGAGTACATGCCTTCCACTTATAAAACGTTTTTAATTGCTACGGTTGCTATTGCGGGTATTCCACCGCTGGCCGGTTTCTTCTCGAAGGATGAAATTCTGGCTTTTACCTTTAACGCAGGGTTCGGCGAATTCGCCGGATCACTTTATTTCCTCCTGTGGGGAGTTGGAATTATAACGGCCTTCCTGACGGCCTTCTATATGTTCCGTCTGACTTTTGGAACCTTCAATGGCAAATTTAAGCTTCCTGAGAAAATTAAAGAAGCGGCCGGCGCAGAGAAACACTTGCATGAGAGTCCTAAGACGATGACCATTCCCCTGTGGGCGCTTGGTGGCCTTTCTGTTGTGGGTGGATTCCTGGGGGTGCCAAATTTCATGCTATCCACCTTCACGCATCAGGAAGAGCATATTAATTTGTTGCATAACTGGCTATACAACATTACAGCTGATTATGATTTAGCCTTGTCTCACTCTACGGAGTGGCTGCTTCTGGTGATATCAGTGCTCGTGGCTGTTGGCGGGGTTTACGTAGCATATCGAATGTATGGTAGTGGGGCTACTGAAGAGTCAGATGCTACTCTTGCTAACCGATTTGGTGTTTTCTATGAGGTTTGGCAAGAAAAATACAATCTCGATGAGTTTTACGAAGGGCTTGTAGTTCATCCACTGGTCCGCTTTTCTGACAAAGGGCTTGCGAGATTTGATATGAAGATTATAGATGGTATAGTAAATGCCGTGGGGGGAATTGTTCGACTTTTTGGTAGCGTATTCCGGTATATCCAAACGGGAGTTGTCAGCAGTTATGCTCTCGCTCTGGTGTTAGGTGTTATTATCGTATTAAGTATGTTGATCCTGTAA
- a CDS encoding monovalent cation/H+ antiporter complex subunit F: protein MHTFFLYSAVILTAIIAIPAYRVVKGPTVFDRLIGTNAIATKTIALICLIGYLFGRIDMFIDITLAYAILGFIGSLTIAKYFAATEVRYDD from the coding sequence ATGCATACTTTTTTTCTGTACAGCGCCGTCATTTTAACGGCTATTATTGCGATTCCGGCCTATCGTGTGGTCAAAGGGCCTACGGTATTCGATCGTCTGATCGGGACCAATGCCATCGCTACAAAAACTATCGCCTTGATTTGCCTGATCGGTTATCTTTTTGGCCGGATAGATATGTTTATTGATATAACACTGGCTTATGCCATTCTTGGGTTTATAGGCTCACTTACCATTGCCAAATATTTTGCTGCGACAGAGGTTCGATATGATGACTAG
- the rpsF gene encoding 30S ribosomal protein S6 — protein sequence MSKNYYELTYIINPVLEDDQYEEIVEKFTEFIRDNGGEIDEVDEWGIRKFEFEMDKKTSGYYVNAYFNAPGELIEKLERALRIDDHIMRYLTLKYDAKMLRHRELQRKNAVPTVFVDDEEEEEEDED from the coding sequence ATGAGTAAAAACTATTACGAGCTAACCTATATTATAAATCCCGTATTGGAAGACGATCAATACGAAGAGATCGTTGAAAAATTCACTGAGTTTATCAGAGATAATGGTGGAGAAATTGATGAAGTGGATGAATGGGGAATCCGCAAGTTTGAATTTGAGATGGATAAAAAAACGAGTGGTTACTATGTAAACGCTTATTTTAATGCTCCCGGCGAACTCATAGAAAAGCTGGAGCGTGCCCTCCGAATTGATGATCATATTATGCGTTATTTGACGCTGAAGTATGATGCTAAAATGTTGCGTCATCGCGAACTTCAGCGCAAGAATGCGGTACCTACCGTCTTTGTTGATGATGAGGAGGAAGAAGAGGAAGACGAAGATTAA